Genomic segment of Myxococcus stipitatus:
ATGCACTGTCTCTTGTTTTCCGGTGGCAATGTCGGAGGGGTCACACCCGTTCCCATCCCGAACACGGAAGTTAAGCCCTCCAGAGCCGATGGTACTCCGCGGGAAACCGCGTGGGAGAGTAGGTCGCTGCCGGATTCTTTTTGAGAAGCCCTCGTCGCCTCGTGCGACGGGGGCTTTTCTCTTTTCCGGGCATGGCCATCCACTCCGGACCTGTGTGCCCAGGATGGCGCTACTTGCGCTTGGGTGCCTTCAGGAACCGGCTCAGGCGCACCTTGCCCAGGCCACGTCCGCCGAAGAGGTACCAGGTGATGGCCGCGCCAAACAGGCCCGCCGCCAGGGCGATGCCCACCGCGCCCATCACCGGGATGTTCCCGTACATCCACGGCTTGGGGGCGAACGAGATGAACGCCCCGACGATGAAGCCACAGGCGCACAGCCCCATGAACGCAATCACGGCGGCGCTGCGCAGGTTCTCGTTCAGCTTCTCGAACTGGTCCGCCCGCACCGTCACCGTGAACTTGCCGGACTCCATGTCGAGCAGGATCTGCGACAGCTGCGTGGGCAGATCCGCTGCCATCGACTGAAGCCGCAGGAGCGTCCGCATCAGGCCGCCCTGCAGCTGCATCGGGTCATACCGCCCCGCGAGCAGTTCCTTCGCGTAGGGGAGCACCACCTCGATGATGTTCATCTCGGGGTACAGGCTGCGCAGCATCCCCTCGGTGGACACCGAGGCCCGGCTCAAGATGGCGTACTCCTTGGGAATGCGGATGCGGTACTTCACCGCCAGGTCCAGCAGGTCCCTTAGGAGCGAGCGCGTGTCCACCTGGCCCAACGTCGTCGGCAGGTGCTGGCCGAGGATGCCCTCGATGTCGTTGCGGAACCCCACCAGGTTGGCCCGCGCATCGGGCACCCCCACCCGGTAGAGGATGCGCGCCACCGAGTCGCTGTCCTTCAGCGCGACCGCCAGGCACAGCATCACCAGTGTCTCCTGCATCGGTCGCGACAGCCGCCCCACGATTCCGAAGTCCAGCAGCGCCAGCCGGTTGCCCTCCAGCAGCAACAGGTTCCCTGGGTGCGGGTCTCCATGGAACAACCCGTCGTCGAAGAGCTGCCGGAAGCTCGCCTCGAGGATGTGCTGCGCAATCGTCTTCCGGTCCTCGTCGGAGAGCTCCGCCTGGTTGATCTTCACCCCGCGGATGAACTCCAGCGTCAGCACCGTGCGGCTCGACAGCGACGAGTACACCTTCGGGATCTTGAGGTAGGGCCGCTCCCGGTGGTTCTCCAGGAACGCCCGGATGTTGGTCGCCTCGTTGACGAAGTCGAGTTCCTCGTGAATCGCCCGATCAAACTCGTCGACGATGCCCGTGGGCGTGTAGATGCCCGTCTCCTCGACCACCGCCTCCAGCAGGCGCGCCAGGTTGCGCAGCACCGCGAGGTCCGAGTCGATGTTCGCGGCGATGCCCGGCCGCTGGACCTTCACCACCACCTCATCCCCCTCCAGCGTCACCGCGCGGTGCACCTGGGCGATGGAGGCCGCGGCCAGCGGCACCTCGTCAATCTGCTTGAACAGCTCCGTCGCGTCCTTGCCCAGCGACTCGCGAATCTGCGCGTGGACCTGCTCCAGTGGGATGGGGTCCACGTTGTCCTGGAGCAGCGAGAGCTCGTCGATGAACTCTGCGGGCAGCAGGTCCGCCCGCGTGGACAGCACCTGGCCCAGCTTGACGAACGTGGGGCCCAGGTCGTTCAGGAGCATCCGGAAGCGCCGCGCCGTGGAGGCTCGCTGCGCCTCGGGCGACACCTCCACCTTCTCCTTGCGCCCCAGGATGCGCCAGAGGCCCGCGCGCTCCAGGACCTCGCCAAAGCCATGGCGAGCCGCGATGACGGTGATCTGCCGCACACGATTGAGGTCCTGGAGAATCACGCGGGAATCTGTCTCCTCGGGGGCGACGTTACGCCGGTGTCACGGGCTTCGCCACGAACCGGAGCAAGGCATAGCCCACCACCGCCGACAACAGCGAGCCCACCAGGATGCCCAGCTTGGCCTCCGTGAGCAGCTCCGGCTTCCCCGCGAAGGCCAGCCCCGCGACGAACAGCGCCACCGTGAAGCCGATGCCGGCCACCACTGACACGCCATGCAGGCGCACGAGGCTGCCTCCACCGGGCATCTCGGAGACCCCCGCCTTCACCGCCGCCACCGTGAAGGCGAAGATACCCACCTGCTTGCCCACGAAGAGGCCCACGATGATGCCCAGCGGCAGCGGCGCGAGCAGGTCCGCCCAGCCCATCCCCTCCAGGGAGATGCCCGAGTTGGCCAGCGCGAACAGGGGCACGATTCCGTAGGCCACCCACGAGTGCCACAGGTGCTCGAAGCGGTTGAGTGGCGGCTCCAGCTCCTCGAGGCGATCCTCGATGTAGAGCAGCTGCGCGCTCCGCATCGACTCGTCCTCGGACTTCGCGATGCTGCCCTGGACGTAGGTGGACAGCTCCTCCATGACCTCCCGGCCCGGGCGCGTGGGGCGCGCTGGGATGCACAGACCCACCACCACGCCCGCGAGCGTCGCGTGGATGCCCCCATGGTGCATGGTGTACCAGAGCGCCACGCCGCCCAGCAGCCACCAGATCCCGTTGCGGACATAGAAGCGGTTGAACGCCAGCAGGAGCCCGACCACCGCGGCGGCGGCGAGCAGCCACTCCGCATGCAGGCCCGTGCCATAGAACATCGCGATGACGAGGATGCCGCCGATGTCGTCGAAGATGGCCAGCGCGGTGAGGAAGACGACCAGCCCGTGGCCCACGCGCGCCTTGACGAGCGTGAGGCAGCCGATGGCGAAGGCGATGTCGGTGGCCATGGGGATGGCCCAGCCCGCCATGGCGGGAGTGCCCGCGTTGATGGCCGCGTAGAGCGCCGCGGGCACCACCATGCCGCCCACTGCGGCGATGAGCGGGAGCATCGCGCGCGACAGCGTGCGCAGCTCACCGGAGCTCAGCTCTCGCTTGACCTCCATGCCGACGAGGAAGAAGAACAGCGTCATCAGGCCGTCGTTGATGAGCTGCTGGAAAGTGAACGACACCTGGGAGCCCGCCACCCCGAGCTCCAGGCGGGCGCCGAAGAGGCCGACATACGCCGAGGCCCACCGTGAGTTGGCCCAGACCATGGCCACCACGGCGCAGAGCGCCAGGAGGATTCCGCTGCTGGCCTGGAGGCGGAAGAAGGCCTGCAGGGGTGCGATGGCGACCCGGAAGAGGGCGGGCACGGGCGCCGGGTTGCGGAGCCGGGGGGCGTTCGTGTTCGTTGGAGTCTCCATGACCCAAAACCCATGGCATGCACCTGGAGGGCATGCACCCGTTTTCGGTCCGGGGTCCGTCGAAATGTCGGCCCTGGGTGATAGGGAACGCGGCGGGTAGGGTGAGCCGTTCGTTGATCCACGGGTGGGGGCATGAGAGAAGGGCGGGGATGGCCGTGACGCAGCAGACGAAGGCAGCCAAGGCAGCAGAGGTGGAGCTTCCCGTGGACCCGACGCCCGACGTCGGCTCGGAAGGGGAGAAGGCGAGCGACGGGGCAGGCGCGAGGGAGATTGCCTCGCTGACGCCCATGATGCGCCAGTACCTCGAGGTGAAGGCGTCGCACCCGGACACGGTGCTCTTCTTCCGGCTCGGGGACTTCTACGAGATGTTCTTCGAGGACGCCGTGAAGGCCTCGGAGATCCTCCAGATCACCCTCACCGCCAGGGCCAAGGGCGCCGACAAGGTGCCCATGTGCGGCATCCCCTATCACTCGTCACGCCGCTACATCGCACGCCTCATCGCGGAGGGCCTCAAGGTCGCCATCTGCGAGCAGGTGGAGGAGGCCGGCAGTGGCCCCGGCATCGTCCGGCGCGAGGTGACACGGGTCATCACCCCGGGCATGGTGCTGGACGAGGAGGTGCTCGAGCCTCGCGACAGCAACTTCCTGGCCGCCGTGTGCTGGAGCGAGCGCGGCTGGGGTGGAGCGCTGCTGGAAGCGTCCACCGGCGAGTTCCTCGCGATGGAGGCCGCGAGTGCGGCGGAGCTGGCGGAGTCGCTCTCCCGCGTGGAGCCCCGTGAGATCCTCGTCGCCGCGGGCCAGCGCAACGCGCCCGAGGTCGCGCAGCTCTGTGCCCGGCTGCCGCGCACGCCGTCCATCGCGGAGAGCGAGGCGGCCTCGTTCGACCCCACGCGCGCGGCGGTCTTCCTGCGCTCGCACTTCGCCGTGCAGTCCCTGTCCGCCTTCGGCCTGGATGACTCGCCCATGGCCACGGGGGCGGCCGGCGCCGCGCTGCGCTACCTGAAGGACACGCAGAAGACGCCCGCCGCGCACATCGACCGGCTCAGCCGGCAGGAGCGCTCGGGCAGCCTGCTGATGGATGAGTCCTCTCGCGCGAACCTGGAGGTGCTGCGCTCCCAGCGGGATGGTGGGCGCAAGGGCTCGCTCCTGGGCGTGCTGGACCGGACGGTGACGAGCATGGGCGCGCGGAAGATCGCGCGCTGGCTTGCCTCGCCCCTGGGCTCGCTGCCGGAGATCCACGCGCGACTGGACGCGGTGGAGGAGCTGTCCGCGCGCAGCGTGTGGCGCGAGGAATTGAGCGGCATCCTCAAGGAAGTGGCGGACCTGGAGCGGTTGACGGGCCGGCTGTCGCTCGGTGCGGGCAACGCGAGGGATCTGCGGGCGCTCGGAGTCTCGCTGTCGCAGCTGCCTCGCCTGGGGGCCGCGCTGGCCCGGTGCCAGACGTCCCTGCTCAAGTCGCTGGCGGGCCCGCTGATGGCGCTCCCGGAGCTCGCGGAGCTGCTGGCGCGCGCCGTGGTGGACGAGCCTCCCGTCACGCTGAAGGAAGGCGGGCTCATCCGCCAGGGCTACCACGCGGAGCTGGACCGGCTGGTGGAGCTGTCCACGTCCGGCAAGGACGTGCTGCTGAAGATCGAGCAGCGCGAGCGTGAGCGCACGGGCATCGGCTCGCTGAAGATCCGCTACAACAAGGTCTTCGGCTACTACCTCGAGGTGACGAAGTCGAACCTGCACCTGGTGCCCGCGGACTACATCCGCAAGCAGACCACGGTGGGCGCGGAGCGCTTCGTCACGCAGGAGCTGAAGGAGCACGAGGAGCAGGTCCTCACCGCGGAGGAGCGACGCTGCGCTCTGGAGATCCAGCTCTTCGAGGAGCTTCGGGCGAAGGTCGCGGCGGCGGCGCCGCGCATCCGCTCGGCGGCGGAGGCAGTGGCGGCGGCGGATGCGCTCCTGTCCTTCGCGCGGTGTGCCTCTGAGTACGGCTACA
This window contains:
- a CDS encoding ABC1 kinase family protein, with translation MILQDLNRVRQITVIAARHGFGEVLERAGLWRILGRKEKVEVSPEAQRASTARRFRMLLNDLGPTFVKLGQVLSTRADLLPAEFIDELSLLQDNVDPIPLEQVHAQIRESLGKDATELFKQIDEVPLAAASIAQVHRAVTLEGDEVVVKVQRPGIAANIDSDLAVLRNLARLLEAVVEETGIYTPTGIVDEFDRAIHEELDFVNEATNIRAFLENHRERPYLKIPKVYSSLSSRTVLTLEFIRGVKINQAELSDEDRKTIAQHILEASFRQLFDDGLFHGDPHPGNLLLLEGNRLALLDFGIVGRLSRPMQETLVMLCLAVALKDSDSVARILYRVGVPDARANLVGFRNDIEGILGQHLPTTLGQVDTRSLLRDLLDLAVKYRIRIPKEYAILSRASVSTEGMLRSLYPEMNIIEVVLPYAKELLAGRYDPMQLQGGLMRTLLRLQSMAADLPTQLSQILLDMESGKFTVTVRADQFEKLNENLRSAAVIAFMGLCACGFIVGAFISFAPKPWMYGNIPVMGAVGIALAAGLFGAAITWYLFGGRGLGKVRLSRFLKAPKRK
- the nhaA gene encoding Na+/H+ antiporter NhaA; the protein is METPTNTNAPRLRNPAPVPALFRVAIAPLQAFFRLQASSGILLALCAVVAMVWANSRWASAYVGLFGARLELGVAGSQVSFTFQQLINDGLMTLFFFLVGMEVKRELSSGELRTLSRAMLPLIAAVGGMVVPAALYAAINAGTPAMAGWAIPMATDIAFAIGCLTLVKARVGHGLVVFLTALAIFDDIGGILVIAMFYGTGLHAEWLLAAAAVVGLLLAFNRFYVRNGIWWLLGGVALWYTMHHGGIHATLAGVVVGLCIPARPTRPGREVMEELSTYVQGSIAKSEDESMRSAQLLYIEDRLEELEPPLNRFEHLWHSWVAYGIVPLFALANSGISLEGMGWADLLAPLPLGIIVGLFVGKQVGIFAFTVAAVKAGVSEMPGGGSLVRLHGVSVVAGIGFTVALFVAGLAFAGKPELLTEAKLGILVGSLLSAVVGYALLRFVAKPVTPA
- the mutS gene encoding DNA mismatch repair protein MutS, which produces MAVTQQTKAAKAAEVELPVDPTPDVGSEGEKASDGAGAREIASLTPMMRQYLEVKASHPDTVLFFRLGDFYEMFFEDAVKASEILQITLTARAKGADKVPMCGIPYHSSRRYIARLIAEGLKVAICEQVEEAGSGPGIVRREVTRVITPGMVLDEEVLEPRDSNFLAAVCWSERGWGGALLEASTGEFLAMEAASAAELAESLSRVEPREILVAAGQRNAPEVAQLCARLPRTPSIAESEAASFDPTRAAVFLRSHFAVQSLSAFGLDDSPMATGAAGAALRYLKDTQKTPAAHIDRLSRQERSGSLLMDESSRANLEVLRSQRDGGRKGSLLGVLDRTVTSMGARKIARWLASPLGSLPEIHARLDAVEELSARSVWREELSGILKEVADLERLTGRLSLGAGNARDLRALGVSLSQLPRLGAALARCQTSLLKSLAGPLMALPELAELLARAVVDEPPVTLKEGGLIRQGYHAELDRLVELSTSGKDVLLKIEQRERERTGIGSLKIRYNKVFGYYLEVTKSNLHLVPADYIRKQTTVGAERFVTQELKEHEEQVLTAEERRCALEIQLFEELRAKVAAAAPRIRSAAEAVAAADALLSFARCASEYGYTRPEVDDSEVLSITAGRHPVVERMLGAGESFVPNDVRMDPQDAQLLVITGPNMAGKSTVMRQVALTALMAQAGSFVPAKSARIGLCDRIFTRVGAADNLARGQSTFMVEMTETSHILHHATRKSLIILDEIGRGTSTFDGLSIAWAVAEHLHDHVSARTLFATHYHELVDLARERSRVKNLCIAVKEQGGKVIFLRKLIPGGASRSYGIEVAKLAGLPSEVVSRARELLQNLESGELDDAGRPRVAVRQTPKRASAPAPGQLGLFGMDPVPSAPALPASHVKALETLKSAAINNLTPLDALNLLARLQRELETTPG